One region of Mus musculus strain C57BL/6J chromosome 15, GRCm38.p6 C57BL/6J genomic DNA includes:
- the Mroh5 gene encoding maestro heat-like repeat family member 5 isoform 1 (isoform 1 is encoded by transcript variant 1): MQLALEHMTKSTELNDIYQDAASNVLLAVCRHSWPAVAKHLETELLTGVFPHRSLLYVMGVLISQEELLKEEDRASWKDLLSQMARKSVPFLNTDVWSKELLWAITKSGRTQQEQTPDKAFLFTYYGLILQAEENSTTVRTHLTTLLETSHQWAKQREGIALTVGLVAVNHLDDAWAILEQFGRSTPFKRSLQNFSLKLHGQNTEDLRWKWASSTILLSYGQMAAWAKNHILPWVDNILSRMIFYFHFSSWDETLKQSFLTAITMLVGAISRNEGAHSYEFSQTSELLECLMTLMEKEPQDTLVTSIRQQAIHIVSSLCALRPPMDVNRKPRLLSTCFRSIFTLPQLDDLEKQACLLTEPPNINIQVRPALKPGRLWQDIRLSPLCVAEWRANAGHSAGRVEALGSCLKALGLHLPPWDTVHDHFGP, encoded by the exons ATGCAGCTGGCCCTGGAGCACATGACCAAGTCCACG GAACTGAATGATATATATCAAGATGCAGCCAGCAATGTGTTGCTGGCCGTCTGTCGGCACTCATGGCCGGCAGTGGCCAAGCACTTGGAGACGGAGCTCCTGACGGGTGTCTTCCCACACCGCAGCCTGTTGTATGTGATGGGAGTCCTAATATCTCAAG AGGAGCTTCTCAAGGAAGAAGACAGAGCAAGCTGGAAAGATTTGCTTTCCCAG ATGGCCAGAAAGTCGGTGCCGTTCCTGAACACAGATGTGTGGTCCAAGGAGTTGCTGTGGGCCATCACCAAGTCTGGCAGAACACAGCAAGAGCAAACCCCGGACAAG GCCTTCCTGTTCACCTACTACGGGCTAATCCTTCAAGCTGAGGAGAACAGCACCACCGTCAGGACGCATCTCACAACCCTCTTGGAGACATCTCACCAGTGGGCCAAGCAAAGGGAG GGCATTGCTCTCACAGTGGGACTGGTTGCAGTAAACCACTTGGATGATGCCTGGGCTATCTTAGAACAGTTTGGACGGAGCACACCCTTCAAGAGGAGCCTGCAGAACTTTTCCCTGAAG CTCCACGGCCAGAACACTGAGGACCTTCGGTGGAAGTGGGCCAGCAGCACCATCCTCCTCTCCTACGGCCAGATGGCAGCCTGGGCCAAGAACCACATCCTGCCCTGGGTGGACAACATCTTATCCAGGATGATCTTCTACTTCCACTTCAGCTCCTGG GATGAGACCCTGAAGCAAAGCTTCCTTACTGCTATCACGATGCTGGTGGGAGCCATCAGCCGGAACGAAGGTGCCCACAGCTACGAGTTCTCCCAGACTAGTGAGCTCCTGGAGTGTCTGATG ACACTGATGGAGAAAGAGCCGCAAGACACACTGGTCACCAGCATCCGCCAGCAGGCCATCCATATTGTCTCCAGCCTCTG TGCGCTGAGGCCGCCCATGGATGTGAACAGGAAACCCCGCCTCCTCTCCACCTGCTTCCGCAGCATCTTTACCCTGCCTCAGCTGGATGACCTGGAGAAGCAGGCCTGCCTCCTCACGGAACCACCCAACATCAACATCCAGGTGCGGCCTGCACTTAAGCCCGGGAGACTCTGGCAGGACATCAGGCTCAGTCCACTGTGTGTGGCTGAATGGAGAGCCAACGCTGGCCACTCCGCAGGCAGAGTGGAGGCCCTGGGTAGTTGCCTAAAGGCTCTGGGTCTCCATTTGCCTCCCTGGGACACGGTCCATGATCACTTTGGGCCATGA
- the Mroh5 gene encoding maestro heat-like repeat family member 5 isoform 2 (isoform 2 is encoded by transcript variant 2), with product MQLALEHMTKSTELNDIYQDAASNVLLAVCRHSWPAVAKHLETELLTGVFPHRSLLYVMGVLISQEELLKEEDRASWKDLLSQAFLFTYYGLILQAEENSTTVRTHLTTLLETSHQWAKQREGIALTVGLVAVNHLDDAWAILEQFGRSTPFKRSLQNFSLKVCSWLTLQPRGGSAGSSHLASGRTEVHASDSPWLHGQNTEDLRWKWASSTILLSYGQMAAWAKNHILPWVDNILSRMIFYFHFSSWDETLKQSFLTAITMLVGAISRNEGAHSYEFSQTSELLECLMTLMEKEPQDTLVTSIRQQAIHIVSSLCALRPPMDVNRKPRLLSTCFRSIFTLPQLDDLEKQACLLTEPPNINIQVRPALKPGRLWQDIRLSPLCVAEWRANAGHSAGRVEALGSCLKALGLHLPPWDTVHDHFGP from the exons ATGCAGCTGGCCCTGGAGCACATGACCAAGTCCACG GAACTGAATGATATATATCAAGATGCAGCCAGCAATGTGTTGCTGGCCGTCTGTCGGCACTCATGGCCGGCAGTGGCCAAGCACTTGGAGACGGAGCTCCTGACGGGTGTCTTCCCACACCGCAGCCTGTTGTATGTGATGGGAGTCCTAATATCTCAAG AGGAGCTTCTCAAGGAAGAAGACAGAGCAAGCTGGAAAGATTTGCTTTCCCAG GCCTTCCTGTTCACCTACTACGGGCTAATCCTTCAAGCTGAGGAGAACAGCACCACCGTCAGGACGCATCTCACAACCCTCTTGGAGACATCTCACCAGTGGGCCAAGCAAAGGGAG GGCATTGCTCTCACAGTGGGACTGGTTGCAGTAAACCACTTGGATGATGCCTGGGCTATCTTAGAACAGTTTGGACGGAGCACACCCTTCAAGAGGAGCCTGCAGAACTTTTCCCTGAAG GTCTGTTCATGGTTAACCCTGCAACCTAGAGGAGGCTCCGCTGGCTCTTCACATCTGGCAAGTGGCAGAACTGAAGTGCATGCCTCAGACTCTCCGTGG CTCCACGGCCAGAACACTGAGGACCTTCGGTGGAAGTGGGCCAGCAGCACCATCCTCCTCTCCTACGGCCAGATGGCAGCCTGGGCCAAGAACCACATCCTGCCCTGGGTGGACAACATCTTATCCAGGATGATCTTCTACTTCCACTTCAGCTCCTGG GATGAGACCCTGAAGCAAAGCTTCCTTACTGCTATCACGATGCTGGTGGGAGCCATCAGCCGGAACGAAGGTGCCCACAGCTACGAGTTCTCCCAGACTAGTGAGCTCCTGGAGTGTCTGATG ACACTGATGGAGAAAGAGCCGCAAGACACACTGGTCACCAGCATCCGCCAGCAGGCCATCCATATTGTCTCCAGCCTCTG TGCGCTGAGGCCGCCCATGGATGTGAACAGGAAACCCCGCCTCCTCTCCACCTGCTTCCGCAGCATCTTTACCCTGCCTCAGCTGGATGACCTGGAGAAGCAGGCCTGCCTCCTCACGGAACCACCCAACATCAACATCCAGGTGCGGCCTGCACTTAAGCCCGGGAGACTCTGGCAGGACATCAGGCTCAGTCCACTGTGTGTGGCTGAATGGAGAGCCAACGCTGGCCACTCCGCAGGCAGAGTGGAGGCCCTGGGTAGTTGCCTAAAGGCTCTGGGTCTCCATTTGCCTCCCTGGGACACGGTCCATGATCACTTTGGGCCATGA
- the Ndufb4c gene encoding predicted pseudogene 3244 — translation MSGSKYKPAPLATLPSTLDPAEYDVSPETRRAQVERLSIRARLKREYLLQYNDPKRVSHIEDPALIRWTYARSANIYPNFRPTPKNSLLGAVAGFGPLIFWYYVFKTDRDRKERLIQEGKLDRKFNISY, via the coding sequence ATGTCGGGTTCCAAGTATAAGCCTGCGCCCCTGGCCACTCTCCCCAGTACCCTCGACCCTGCCGAGTATGACGTGTCTCCGGAGACCAGAAGGGCGCAGGTCGAGCGCTTGAGCATAAGGGCCCGGCTTAAACGGGAGTATCTGCTTCAGTACAACGACCCCAAACGCGTGTCGCACATCGAGGATCCTGCCTTGATTCGCTGGACCTATGCAAGATCAGCAAATATTTATCCTAATTTCAGGCCCACTCCCAAGAACTCACTTTTAGGAGCTGTGGCAGGGTTTGGGCCCCTCATCTTCTGGTATTATGTTTTCAAAACAGACAGGGACAGAAAGGAAAGACTTATCCAGGAAGGAAAACTGGACAGAAAATTTAACATCTCCTACTAA